The Fusobacterium sp. JB019 genome has a segment encoding these proteins:
- a CDS encoding type III pantothenate kinase translates to MYIVFDVGNTHMCTSILRNDGFVLETFRKSTDEKTTEDEFYTFFKSMLEVNEIKIDEIKGMMVSSVVPMVTQMLKYFAKKYFDIDIFVVDINKKLPFTFEEGNNPKGMGPDRIIDIVQALKEYPDRNLIIFDFGTATTYEVLKKNVYVGGGIFPGIRTTFNALFGRTARLPKVDYCEIDTVLGKDTVEQIQAAIFNGYIGQVKYLIEKIKEELGEDCFVIATGGLSKIMGEKIKEIDVCSSKLSIRGIYTLYKMNLK, encoded by the coding sequence ATGTATATAGTTTTTGATGTAGGGAATACTCACATGTGTACTAGCATATTAAGAAATGATGGATTTGTTTTGGAGACTTTTAGAAAATCAACTGATGAAAAGACTACAGAGGATGAATTTTATACTTTTTTTAAAAGTATGCTTGAGGTTAATGAAATTAAAATAGATGAGATTAAAGGAATGATGGTTTCATCTGTGGTACCTATGGTAACTCAAATGTTAAAATATTTTGCAAAAAAATATTTTGATATTGATATTTTTGTAGTAGATATTAATAAGAAATTACCATTTACATTTGAAGAGGGAAATAATCCTAAAGGTATGGGGCCAGATAGGATAATAGATATAGTACAAGCTTTAAAGGAATATCCAGATAGAAATTTAATTATATTTGATTTTGGGACAGCTACAACTTATGAGGTCTTAAAAAAGAATGTTTATGTTGGTGGAGGAATATTTCCTGGAATAAGAACAACATTTAATGCTTTATTTGGAAGAACAGCTAGATTACCAAAGGTTGACTATTGTGAAATTGATACTGTTTTAGGAAAAGATACAGTGGAACAAATTCAAGCAGCAATATTTAACGGCTATATAGGTCAGGTAAAATATTTAATTGAAAAAATAAAAGAAGAATTAGGTGAAGATTGTTTTGTTATAGCCACAGGAGGTCTTAGCAAAATAATGGGTGAAAAAATTAAAGAAATAGATGTTTGTAGTTCAAAATTAAGTATTAGAGGAATATATACTCTATATAAAATGAATTTAAAGTAA
- a CDS encoding GntR family transcriptional regulator: MEGYLNLKEKAYDLIKHKIMDVEFRPGDYLEEKKLSELLDVSRTPIREALARLESELWITSLPRKGMFVTEVDETMLNNIFQARKNFEPVIVRMAFPNLSEIKLKIFKKRFEAYNSLSQEDRDKLDNDFHLYFLNSVDNVFVQSMMKTTFEHLIRVRKLSFDKRSMERIFTSNDEHIHIIDLILDGKKEEAIKAFEEHIENSYIYYLGLLF; this comes from the coding sequence ATGGAAGGTTACTTAAATTTAAAAGAAAAGGCCTATGACCTTATTAAGCATAAAATTATGGATGTTGAATTTAGACCTGGTGATTATTTAGAAGAAAAAAAGCTAAGTGAATTACTTGATGTAAGTAGAACACCTATAAGAGAAGCACTGGCAAGACTAGAATCTGAACTTTGGATTACAAGTCTTCCAAGAAAAGGAATGTTTGTAACAGAAGTTGATGAAACTATGTTAAATAATATTTTCCAAGCGAGGAAAAATTTTGAGCCTGTTATTGTAAGAATGGCTTTCCCAAATCTTTCAGAAATAAAATTAAAAATTTTTAAGAAAAGATTTGAAGCCTACAATTCTTTATCTCAAGAAGATAGAGATAAATTAGATAACGATTTTCATCTATATTTTTTAAATTCTGTTGACAACGTTTTTGTACAGTCTATGATGAAAACAACATTTGAACATCTTATTAGAGTTAGAAAACTTTCTTTTGATAAAAGAAGCATGGAAAGAATTTTTACATCTAATGACGAACATATTCACATTATCGATTTAATTTTAGATGGTAAAAAAGAAGAAGCTATTAAAGCTTTTGAAGAACATATTGAAAATTCTTATATTTATTATCTTGGATTATTATTTTAA
- a CDS encoding HAD family hydrolase produces the protein MKDKNIRLIVTDLDGTFVNKSKEVTKTNRKAVNSLIEKGLEFVVASGRDYTSIKDITKDIKKIRYHICLNGAKIYKNDEIIYQKTVDKDICFDILKKATEMNINYSGTAGKDICYSQLDTEYYKEFSLEEKNFNFISNEDKKNIVAKDFEKMVFYGDLDHLKILRDYVENKYSSVVNVFVSGDRIMDIVNIESNKGNALKIVSKDCGVSLDDVIAFGDNENDLAMLEEAGLAVAVKNAKEIVKKRIEEITDSNEESGVGNYLNKYFKL, from the coding sequence GTGAAGGATAAAAATATAAGATTAATAGTGACGGATTTAGATGGGACTTTTGTTAACAAAAGTAAAGAAGTTACAAAAACAAATAGAAAAGCAGTAAATTCCTTAATAGAAAAAGGGCTAGAATTTGTAGTAGCTTCTGGAAGAGATTATACAAGTATAAAGGATATAACTAAGGATATTAAGAAGATAAGATATCATATTTGTTTGAACGGGGCTAAGATTTATAAAAATGATGAAATAATATATCAAAAAACTGTAGATAAAGATATTTGTTTTGATATATTGAAAAAAGCTACAGAAATGAATATAAATTATAGTGGTACAGCAGGAAAAGATATATGTTATTCTCAACTGGATACTGAATATTATAAAGAATTTTCTCTTGAGGAAAAAAACTTTAATTTTATTTCAAATGAGGATAAGAAAAATATAGTTGCCAAAGATTTTGAAAAGATGGTTTTTTATGGAGATTTGGATCATTTAAAAATTTTAAGAGATTATGTTGAAAATAAATATTCTTCAGTAGTAAATGTTTTTGTCTCTGGGGATAGAATAATGGATATTGTTAATATTGAATCTAATAAAGGAAATGCACTTAAGATAGTATCAAAAGATTGCGGAGTTTCTCTAGATGATGTAATAGCTTTTGGAGATAATGAAAATGACTTAGCTATGTTAGAAGAGGCAGGTTTAGCTGTAGCTGTTAAAAATGCAAAGGAAATAGTAAAGAAAAGAATAGAAGAAATAACAGATTCCAATGAAGAAAGTGGAGTTGGAAATTACTTGAACAAATATTTTAAATTATAA
- a CDS encoding exodeoxyribonuclease III: MKFISWNVNGIRACVKKGFLDFFSEADADIFCLQETKLQAGQIDLELEGYHQYWNYAERKGYSGTALFTKVKPIEVTYGMGIEEHDKEGRIITAEYEDFYFVTIYTPNSKTKLERLDYRMIWEDEFKSYLKGLEKTKPVVFCGDLNVAHKEIDLKNPKANRKNAGFTDEERGKFDNLVNDGFIDTFRYFYPDAIERYSWWSYRFNARSRNAGWRIDYFMVSESLADKLESAEIHSEILGSDHCPVEVIIK; encoded by the coding sequence ATGAAATTTATTTCATGGAATGTTAACGGAATTAGAGCTTGTGTAAAAAAGGGATTTTTAGATTTCTTCAGTGAGGCAGATGCAGATATATTTTGTCTTCAAGAAACTAAATTACAAGCAGGACAAATAGATTTAGAATTAGAAGGGTATCATCAATATTGGAATTATGCAGAAAGAAAAGGATATTCAGGTACAGCTTTATTTACAAAGGTAAAACCTATTGAAGTAACTTATGGAATGGGAATAGAAGAGCATGATAAGGAAGGAAGAATAATAACTGCAGAATACGAAGATTTTTATTTTGTAACTATTTATACTCCAAATTCAAAAACAAAATTAGAAAGATTAGATTATAGAATGATTTGGGAAGATGAATTCAAATCATATTTAAAAGGATTAGAAAAAACTAAACCTGTTGTTTTTTGTGGAGATTTAAATGTAGCTCATAAAGAAATAGATTTAAAAAACCCAAAAGCAAATAGAAAAAATGCAGGATTTACAGATGAAGAAAGAGGGAAATTTGATAATTTAGTTAATGATGGATTTATAGATACTTTCCGTTATTTCTATCCTGATGCAATAGAAAGATATTCTTGGTGGTCATATAGATTTAATGCAAGATCAAGGAATGCAGGCTGGAGAATAGATTATTTCATGGTTTCAGAATCTTTAGCTGATAAATTAGAATCAGCAGAAATTCATAGTGAAATATTAGGTTCAGATCATTGCCCAGTTGAAGTTATTATAAAATAA
- a CDS encoding threonine/serine exporter family protein — MITQFIFSILSVVGFTIIFNVRGKIAFWSAIGGAIGWIIYLFTTKLGFSIGISFFLAGAWITFVSQLIAIYFKTPITSALIPTLTPLVPGGGAYYTMFYLINKKYSMALKKGAETLIVCGAIILGFLVVSELFRLYLNKKTCVK; from the coding sequence TTGATAACTCAATTTATCTTTTCTATCTTAAGTGTTGTTGGATTTACAATTATATTTAATGTCCGTGGAAAAATTGCATTTTGGTCTGCTATCGGTGGAGCTATTGGGTGGATAATATATTTATTTACAACTAAACTTGGATTTTCTATTGGAATTTCTTTCTTTTTAGCTGGAGCTTGGATAACTTTTGTTTCACAACTAATAGCTATCTATTTTAAAACTCCCATAACCTCTGCATTAATTCCAACATTAACTCCACTTGTTCCTGGAGGAGGAGCTTATTATACTATGTTTTATCTTATAAATAAAAAATACTCTATGGCCTTAAAAAAAGGAGCTGAAACACTTATTGTTTGCGGAGCTATAATTTTAGGTTTCCTTGTTGTTTCAGAATTATTTAGATTATATCTTAATAAAAAAACATGTGTGAAATAA